Proteins from a genomic interval of Salvelinus sp. IW2-2015 linkage group LG14, ASM291031v2, whole genome shotgun sequence:
- the mppe1 gene encoding metallophosphoesterase 1 isoform X1, with translation MHGLSCKCKWGLTFTLFLSVICVFIFCEYLIYYPAILRCSWPKLNRDSGKGVPPLQALFLSDTHLLGAIKGHWFDKLRREWQMERAFQTALGVLQPEVVFILGDIFDEGKWSSPKDWEDDVRRFKQIFRHPRDMELIAIIGNHDIGFHHEMSWYKLERFERVFNVTSARIVTNKGVNFVLVNSMAMHGDRCPICEHVENELYSLSQALNCSVLSHRSSSMRTYCQEDMQKFPRSSPIILQYVMYCVLTFCRKHYPLYRPNDAECTGQDAASPEERQQVFHERYDVLSQEASQRLLWWFQPRLILSGHTHSACKVVHDNKHPEISVPSFSWRNRNNPSFILGTFSPTDFQLAKCFLPEESSVVAIYCSTAMVVSLLLLAHLHLTKTSMLLATNLMGKHKGF, from the exons ATGCACGGACTGAGTTGCAAATGTAAATGGGGCCTTACTTTCACTCTGTTCTTATCTGTCATTTGCGTGTTTATCTTCTGTGAATATTTGATATATTACCCTGCAATTTTGCGTTGTTCGTGGCCGAAGTTGAATAGAGACAGCGGCAAGGGAGTCCCCCCGCTTCAGGCTTTGTTTCTGTCGGATACCCACCTCCTTGGCGCAATAAAGGGACACTGGTTCGACAAACTGCGAAG AGAATGGCAGATGGAGAGAGCTTTCCAGACCGCACTGGGGGTCCTACAGCCAGAGGTGGTCTTCATTTTGGGAGACATCTTCGACGAGGGGAAATGGAGCTCCCCAAAG GACTGGGAGGATGACGTCCGCCGCTTTAAGCAGATCTTCCGACATCCCAGAGACATGGAGCTTATAGCCATCATTGGTAACCATGACATCGGCTTCCATCATGA AATGAGCTGGTACAAACTTGAACGCTTCGAGAGGGTGTTCAATGTCACCTCTGCCCGGATCGTAACCAACAAGGGAGTCAA TTTTGTACTGGTGAACAGTATGGCCATGCATGGAGACCGCTGCCCCATCTGCGAACATGTGGAAAACGAGCTGTACAGCCTCTCTCAGGCTCTCAACTGTTCAGTGCTG AGCCACCGGTCAAGCAGCATGAGAACATACTGTCAGGAGGATATGCAGAAGTTTCCCCGCTCATCACCTATCATCCTACAG TATGTTATGTACTGTGTATTGACCTTCTGTCGGAAGCACTACCCTTTGTACCGACCCAACGATGCAGAGTGCACTGGGCAGGACGCCGCCTCTCCTGAAGAGCGACAGCAGGTGTTCCATGAGCGCTATGACGTGCTATCCCAGGAGGCTTCTCAAAGG TTACTTTGGTGGTTCCAGCCCCGCCTTATCCTGAGTGGCCACACCCACAGTGCCTGTAAGGTGGTCCATGACAACAAGCACCCAGAAATCAGCGTTCCTTCCTTCAGCTGGAGAAACCGCAACAACCCCAGCTTCATCCTG GGCACCTTCTCTCCCACGGACTTCCAGTTGGCCAAGTGCTTCCTGCCAGAAGAGAGCAGCGTGGTGGCCATCTACTGTTCCACAGCCATGGTCGTCTCCCTCCTGCTCTTGGCCCACCTACACCTCACCAAGACCTCCATGCTCCTGGCCACCAATCTCATGGGCAAGCACAAGGGCTTCTGA
- the mppe1 gene encoding metallophosphoesterase 1 isoform X2: MHGLSCKCKWGLTFTLFLSVICVFIFCEYLIYYPAILRCSWPKLNRDSGKGVPPLQALFLSDTHLLGAIKGHWFDKLRREWQMERAFQTALGVLQPEVVFILGDIFDEGKWSSPKDWEDDVRRFKQIFRHPRDMELIAIIGNHDIGFHHEMSWYKLERFERVFNVTSARIVTNKGVNFVLVNSMAMHGDRCPICEHVENELYSLSQALNCSVLSHRSSSMRTYCQEDMQKFPRSSPIILQHYPLYRPNDAECTGQDAASPEERQQVFHERYDVLSQEASQRLLWWFQPRLILSGHTHSACKVVHDNKHPEISVPSFSWRNRNNPSFILGTFSPTDFQLAKCFLPEESSVVAIYCSTAMVVSLLLLAHLHLTKTSMLLATNLMGKHKGF; this comes from the exons ATGCACGGACTGAGTTGCAAATGTAAATGGGGCCTTACTTTCACTCTGTTCTTATCTGTCATTTGCGTGTTTATCTTCTGTGAATATTTGATATATTACCCTGCAATTTTGCGTTGTTCGTGGCCGAAGTTGAATAGAGACAGCGGCAAGGGAGTCCCCCCGCTTCAGGCTTTGTTTCTGTCGGATACCCACCTCCTTGGCGCAATAAAGGGACACTGGTTCGACAAACTGCGAAG AGAATGGCAGATGGAGAGAGCTTTCCAGACCGCACTGGGGGTCCTACAGCCAGAGGTGGTCTTCATTTTGGGAGACATCTTCGACGAGGGGAAATGGAGCTCCCCAAAG GACTGGGAGGATGACGTCCGCCGCTTTAAGCAGATCTTCCGACATCCCAGAGACATGGAGCTTATAGCCATCATTGGTAACCATGACATCGGCTTCCATCATGA AATGAGCTGGTACAAACTTGAACGCTTCGAGAGGGTGTTCAATGTCACCTCTGCCCGGATCGTAACCAACAAGGGAGTCAA TTTTGTACTGGTGAACAGTATGGCCATGCATGGAGACCGCTGCCCCATCTGCGAACATGTGGAAAACGAGCTGTACAGCCTCTCTCAGGCTCTCAACTGTTCAGTGCTG AGCCACCGGTCAAGCAGCATGAGAACATACTGTCAGGAGGATATGCAGAAGTTTCCCCGCTCATCACCTATCATCCTACAG CACTACCCTTTGTACCGACCCAACGATGCAGAGTGCACTGGGCAGGACGCCGCCTCTCCTGAAGAGCGACAGCAGGTGTTCCATGAGCGCTATGACGTGCTATCCCAGGAGGCTTCTCAAAGG TTACTTTGGTGGTTCCAGCCCCGCCTTATCCTGAGTGGCCACACCCACAGTGCCTGTAAGGTGGTCCATGACAACAAGCACCCAGAAATCAGCGTTCCTTCCTTCAGCTGGAGAAACCGCAACAACCCCAGCTTCATCCTG GGCACCTTCTCTCCCACGGACTTCCAGTTGGCCAAGTGCTTCCTGCCAGAAGAGAGCAGCGTGGTGGCCATCTACTGTTCCACAGCCATGGTCGTCTCCCTCCTGCTCTTGGCCCACCTACACCTCACCAAGACCTCCATGCTCCTGGCCACCAATCTCATGGGCAAGCACAAGGGCTTCTGA